In Dioscorea cayenensis subsp. rotundata cultivar TDr96_F1 chromosome 9, TDr96_F1_v2_PseudoChromosome.rev07_lg8_w22 25.fasta, whole genome shotgun sequence, a genomic segment contains:
- the LOC120269455 gene encoding protein SCARECROW 1, which translates to MALFSDSPPFPFPPPPPPTNTPPNPLLNLLFLDNHHHSLPSSSSSMARKRPASDLDLHDTPRPTRPRLPDPLPPPPPPPPPQVCGFSGLPLFPSDLDSTTTSTPFPSLPPPSQDDSPPSSTIWIDTFIRDLLGSSAAADVSIPQLIQNVRDIVHPCNPSLASALELRLLSLSSPLRPRSDLPSSSSPAPPPPPPPPRPSDDQPPTLPPKDHHREELRQRKRDEEGLHILTLLLQCAEAVAADNLEEANRLLLEISELATPFGTSAQRVAAYFSEAMSARLVSSCLGIYAPLPPSLAPFQRHRLASAFQLFNGISPFVKFSHFTANQAIQEAFEREDRVHIIDLDIMQGLQWPALFNILATRPGGPPRVRLTGLGSSLDSLEATGKCLSDFADSLGLSFEFHAVADKVGNLDPDRLGVSRREAVAVHWLHHSLYDVTGSDTNTLWLLQRLAPKVVTMVEQDLSQAGPFLARFVEAIHYYSALFDSLGASYGEDSHERHVVEQQVLSREIRNVLAVGGPARTGEVKFGNWREKLSQSGFRGVSLAGNAAVQANLLLGMFPCEGYTLVEENGTLKLGWKDLCLLTASAWRPISHSNNNTGILGMNR; encoded by the exons ATGGCCCTCTTCTCCGACTCCCCTCCTTTCCCcttccctcctcctcctcctcctactAATACTCCTCCCAACCCTCTTCTCAACCTTCTCTTTCTTGACAACCATCAtcattctcttccttcttcttcttcttcaatggctCGCAAGCGTCCAGCTTCCGACCTTGACCTCCATGATACTCCTCGTCCAACTCGTCCTCGTCTTCCTGACCCTCtcccacctcctcctcctccaccacctccTCAAGTTTGTGGCTTTTCCGGCCTCCCTCTCTTCCCTTCCGACCTAGACTCTACAACCACTTCCACTCCTTTCCCATCCCTTCCTCCACCTTCTCAAGACGACTCCCCTCCAAGCTCCACCATCTGGATCGACACCTTCATTCGCGACCTTCTCGGCAGCTCCGCCGCCGCCGACGTCTCCATCCCTCAACTCATCCAAAACGTCCGTGACATCGTCCATCCTTGCAACCCATCTCTCGCTTCCGCTCTCGAACTCCgtcttctctctctttcctccCCTCTTCGTCCTCGTTCCGACCTCCCTTCCTCTTCCTCccctgctcctcctcctcctcccccacCACCTCGCCCTTCCGACGATCAACCTCCAACTCTCCCCCCTAAAGACCACCACCGCGAAGAACTCCGTCAACGCAAACGCGACGAAGAAGGCCTTCACATCCTCActcttcttctccaatgcgCTGAAGCCGTCGCCGCTGATAATCTCGAAGAAGCCAACCGTCTTCTTCTTGAAATCTCCGAACTCGCCACTCCATTCGGTACTTCCGCTCAACGCGTCGCCGCCTACTTCTCCGAAGCCATGTCCGCTCGTCTCGTCAGCTCTTGCCTCGGCATCTACGCTCCTTTACCACCTTCTCTCGCTCCATTCCAGCGCCACCGTCTCGCCTCCGCCTTCCAACTCTTCAACGGCATCAGCCCTTTCGTCAAGTTCTCCCATTTCACCGCCAACCAAGCCATTCAAGAAGCCTTCGAACGTGAAGACCGTGTGCACATCATCGATCTCGACATCATGCAAGGTCTTCAATGGCCGGCTCTTTTCAACATCCTCGCTACACGTCCCGGCGGTCCACCCCGTGTTCGTCTCACCGGTCTCGGCTCTTCTCTCGACTCCCTCGAAGCCACGGGGAAATGCCTTTCTGACTTTGCCGATAGTCTCGGCCTCTCCTTCGAGTTCCACGCCGTTGCCGACAAAGTCGGCAACTTAGACCCTGACCGTCTCGGCGTTAGCCGCCGGGAAGCCGTCGCCGTTCACTGGCTTCATCATTCTCTTTATGATGTCACCGGTTCTGACACCAACACGCTTTGGCTTCTCCAAAG gTTAGCACCAAAGGTAGTGACAATGGTGGAACAAGATCTAAGTCAAGCAGGGCCATTCCTGGCGAGGTTCGTAGAAGCTATCCACTATTACTCGGCGTTGTTTGACTCACTAGGAGCGAGTTATGGTGAAGATAGCCATGAACGGCATGTGGTTGAGCAGCAGGTACTTTCCCGGGAGATTAGGAACGTGTTGGCAGTGGGTGGGCCGGCACGGACCGGTGAAGTTAAGTTTGGGAACTGGCGGGAGAAGTTGAGCCAATCTGGGTTCCGTGGTGTGTCTTTAGCTGGGAACGCGGCTGTTCAGGCTAACCTTTTATTGGGTATGTTCCCTTGTGAAGGGTATACCCTTGTTGAAGAGAATGGTACGTTGAAGCTTGGTTGGAAGGACCTTTGTTTGCTCACAGCTTCAGCATGGCGTCCAATAAGTCACAGTAACAATAATACTGGGATTCTGGGAATGAATCGTTAG